CGGCGGCGGCCCCGCTGTGGAGACCGCAGCCACTGCTGTGGGGGAGCGTGCCTGGGGGAGGCACCGCATCGGTGCTCAGCAGGTATGGGCTGTGCGGGATCGGGGGGAAGGGCTTCGGAGGGGCCTTGTGGTAGCTGCTGTGTCTGACAGACTGTGTCTGCGGTGGTGTCTGCCGTAACGGCACCCTGTTAGACCGCGGTCTCCCGCTTCTGCTGCCAACAGCGATTGACGCAAGAGGTGAACGGAATAGGGTTTGCAGGTGTAGGCTTTGCAGATAGCCCTGTTATAATCGGGACTGATTGTTTCGCTGATGATTCACAGAATGagtaaggttggaaaggaccttaagatcatgcagttccaagcGCCATCCGGtcatgtccagggccagctctCACTAGagcatgttgcccaaggctctgtccaacctggccttgaacactgccagggatggagcactcacaacctccttgggcaacccgttccagtgcctcagcaccctaacagtaaagaacttcttccttatatccagcctgaacttcccctactTAATTCCCCCAGCATGCCAGTAGCAGCAGAATGTTTGCCCTTGAGCATCTCACCACTTTCAGTAGatgaaaaaagcttttcagcGTGACATAATAACTTACATGAATTTTGACACGAGTCAAGCACCACGGCATGTAAAAGTGCTTCTCCAGTTCTGTACTTCATGTTAGGTGAGCTTTCATGAACCTTCAGACCAGTCACAGCCACTTCTCATTGCACAACAGAGACAGTGACCGGTTTTGGAAAAAGATGTTTCAttcctgttctgttttcttccctgtttggGGGGTGTTTTTAGCGTCACATCTCTACTTCCAAGTATCCTGCATCAGCCAGCGAGGACTGTCACCTACAACAGCATAAAGCATGGAAAGAGGAAGACAGTGAAAGCCGTCATCGCTCGATTTCTCCGGCTGCACAATGGCCTTTGGGTTAGGAGACAGGTAAGGCCTTGGTAATATAAATGTGTTCTTTGTACAAGGGCATGGAGTGATGGGACGaaggaaatggctttaactgacagaagggagatttgGATTAGATGTTATAaaggaattcttccctgtgagggtgctgaggcgctggcacagggtgcctagagaagctgtggctgccccatccctggcagtgctcaaggccaggttggacacaggggcttggagcaagctgctccagtggaaggggtccctgcccgtggcagggtttggaactggatgagctttaaggtgccttccaacccaaacccttctgggATTCTAGGATTATTTACAGGCTGATTGTTTTCCTTCCATTAGAGGGCAGTAGCTAGTATGTAAACAGGGGACATttaaactggatataaggaagaaattctttactgtgagggttagtgaggcactggaatgggttgcccaaggaagttgtgaatgctccatccctggtggtgttcaaggccaggttagacagagccttgggtgacatggtttagtgtgaggtgtccctgcccatggcaggggggctggaactggatgatcttaaggtcctttccaaccctaacgtaTTTCCAAAAGAGGGGAATTTCCCTGCTTTTGTTATCAGTACATCTGTGTGTGCGTATTTATAGCAACTGAAAATTCTTGCGTGTTTTCTTCTGCCAGGCTGGTTATAAGAAGAAACTGTGGAAGAAGTCAGCTTCCCAAAGGAAGCGTTTGAGAGAGTTCGTGTTGTGCACTAAAACACAGTGTAAACTCCTCGATAAAATGACCACTTCcttctggaaaagaaggaattgGTATGTGGATGATCCCTACCAGAAGTATCATGACCGCACGAATCTTCCTATGTAGGAATCTTGGATTCACTTTTGCATCTCTCTAGGAAAGAGGTAGTGGTGCCTGTGGTATGGTCTTAATTTTTGACATATGAATGTCACCTCATCAGAATTGTGGGTATCAACACCCCAAATAAAGGAATATTCAGGATTTATCTTCCAATGCATTTTGTGTTTTACTTAGCAGAGGCCAAGCTGGCCTCCTGCATGTTCTGATGgctgttcttttcctgtggttGTGTGTAACATGGATGAATACAGTctaaaacagcattaaaagtGAATAAAGCAACATATTTAATCTTAAATCTTTTAAGAGAAACATGTTTAAATAACCCTAGGGCATATTATGCCGTGTCCATACTTGTTAGTGGCTTGCTGAATGGAGTCTCCTTGAGAAGGGGCGAAAGGAGGGCAGGGTCCCACTCAGTATTGTTGCCTGTCACGGTACCAGGTAAACTGTTGCCAGGTCTCTGTtaaacagcacagcaaaaccCCAGTGTGGTGGCTGTGCGTAGTTTTaataactgattaaaaaaaatgcattagccACCAAATTTCATTACAGGACTGACACTTTGTATCTTGTGTTGGGTTTTGAGTAGGATAATACACGCTTTGGGTCCTACATTGTATTGTCACGCAGTCAGTGCtgagtttcttttttatcctttcttttcagCTAATTATACATCACAGTGTGTATCTCTATGGGACAACAACAAGGGTTTACTACAGGGTCCTTTGGGAGCATGCAGCCAGTCTCTGGTTTCACTAAGGGCTACATCAGAGGGTTTCTCTACAAAGCTGGTTCTCCAGCAGGTGTGtgaacagcagctgcttctaaaggttctAATAACTAATAATTAACCCAACATTAAGCAGATAGTCCCTGGTGACAGCTCCAGAGCCACCTGCACAGTGAGAGTTTGCTGAAGGAGGCTGTAGCATTTCAATGAACTCACTACTTACTCAGAGTGTTCAGTAGCTGTATTTCGTTTTTTCCAGTTCATAATACAGAAAGAGGTTCTGAAGGACATGCAGCACTTAGTGAATACATCTATATACAGTCAGCCAGAACTGAGATAAAAATCATACAGTGACCAAAGTGATTCTTCTGGCCTGCCAGATACATTGAACAGACTAAagatggggtttgggggtttgtcctttcttttttaaagaaaagattaagACTTTATTTAAGATGTGTATCGAGCAGTATAACAAACCCAGCCAAACATCAAACCTTTGGAATACTATTGTCATGGCCATCCTTGTGAGGCGTTGAGTGCACCATTCCATCCCAGCTCTTTTCTACCCAGCACTGGAAGGAAACCACATGAAGTGCACGATGAGCATCCTTAGGACAGTTTGCCTAAAGGCAAATCCCAACGCAGAGCTCTCTGCTACGGCAAATATGATGCACAATGAGTACCCGAAACAAACAGGAAAGGAGACTGTGAGCAACGAGCATCCGGTCACAGGAACGAGGGCTTCACCACCACATGAGAACGCTTGAGGAGCAGTCAGAGGCGGCAGGTTGCTACATGAGGTTTGGGAGCAtcaggtctccatgcagctttctccCTCTTACCAGGAATCAAGAACCcaattctgctttccttttgtgCTGGGGTTGCACTTGCACAATTCAGATGTGACAGGATACACGTGACGTCTGTCTTGTCTGTCTTGATTTGATGTCATCCTGACTTGGCAACCGCTGTAACTGCGCTGGCACTGCCCCTCTGCCAAGAAAGGAGGCACTGGAGGACAGCATTGAGCTGCTCTAGGCTTGTTCTCATAACTGAGGTGAATTTATGGTGAGATGATCCACAGGCCCAtcttcagctgcagttttcttcccctCAGCATTGATTTTACTTGCTCCAAACAACACAGATTTCACTGACGCCTCATGCCAGGCAAAGGCGCTGTTTTCTAGCACTGGCCACCACTGAGAAGCCTGCCTGCCCTACAGGGCTGCTCAGAGAGGCCCCAAactgtgtttctcttccttAAGCCAGATCTGTTGCTAGTTTAAACCATCAACTAAGAGATTTCTTGCTTTTAGGAGTGATCAGCAAGCAGTTAGGTGAGCcagaactgggggggggggggagggagccGAGATTGCTCCCCCAAACACAGCTCAGAAGCCACCATCCACATGTCCTCTCTTTGCTCCCAACCTTTGGTTCAGGCAGGGACATGACTTGCTGAATCAGGCTTGTTCCTTGGCATAGgcaaagagcaaaaccagaacCAAAGACTTCATGTCTGGTGTTTATTCCAATCACCACCAGTAACCAGAAGAGAGAAATGCCAGACTTGGGGCACCACCTGTAAACAACCTGTGTGAGGAAGATGAGGGATTGGAAGCGAATGGCCACTCTCTGGACACACAACACTACAGCACGACGTGTATGTGGGTGAGCATCCGTATTTCTTACCTATCTATACACAAATATACAGCTCAGTTgataaattaatacatttttgccAGAGATatgaaaaggtttatttttgtcatttataCAGTGAATGTTTTGAGAGATATAAGGCAACTCCCTTGTCAACAACTTCACCTCAGCACTTAAGAAATGCTAAACAGTCAAAGGTTACAGTAAAACAGCAGATTAGACGCACATCTAATAATTGTAGTGAGAATCAATGCTCCTACAGCATGTCTGAGAGTAGAATTTATCAGATGTTACGTAGCTCTATgttactgggggggggggggggttggcaTCGAGTGCAAACttgtcagctgctgctttctcttacGGCAGCCCATTGCGTAGCAGGGAAACACAGCTCGCTTGCAGGATTCTGTCTTCTGCTAACACTGCAGGCAGggtttcttgtttcttattaATGTTTGCCAAAAGGAATCGAATAAACTCTAAAGctgcttaaaaccaaaatgcacaAACTTAGCTCCTCAAAGCTTTTGCTGAATGTCTTCCAAGGACTGGCTCTTCTGTGACTGCTATTTAAACAGGttggttttaatttactttctCAAGACTTTTTCCTTCCTACCCATTGCAAAATACAATTGAATTAGCACatgtaaaggaaataaaatgctcaGGTAATGAGGCCAAATACTGTGGCAGGCACAGGAAATACCCACTCACTGTTTCTGCTTCCCAGCTAGGCCAGATACACATTTGTGCGGCTGCACAcagtttatttctctcttccccaCATACATAGTAGGAAGCTCTGGGGGAAGCCTCAGGGATCCATCAGCCAGGGAGGGCTGGGATATCAGTGTATAACCAGCAGAGAACAGGTTTCCAAGGGCACTCACTGCGGGTTTCTCTAATCCACTCCACTGTTGGCATCCTGCTGCACCTGACCTGGGTTATCCAGGCTGTTCCCCATCAAGCCCCTGCACTGATCCCTTGGTGATGGCACATTCTATGTGATGCTAAATGTTCTTCTAGTCTACGTGACAGGTCCAAGAGCAAACACAAAGGGCCACGGAGTTAACGTATGAGTGACTGTCACATGCTCAACACTTATAAGAGACACCAACTTGAAGCACAAATACACAAACCCTACCACGTCTTCCTCTTTTATATTTCTCATTTATATATGGATACAAACACACCACTGTGTCTGGTTCTTGTGGTTCTAACCAACTCCATGCTGCAAGCAACACTCAGGCTTCAAACAGCAACtcagccccagcaccctgcaagGAAACCAGTGGCACCTCACCCAGaaggcagggtgctggggctgatcctgctacaggcaggggaGAAGGTGTGTTTTCCTCTCTGAgtgtgtcactgaagtgatccTGAATCTGTCGCTGCACTTAGTACAAGCCTGGCTTGCTCACACTTTCCAACTGGCAGTAGAACCTTTGCCACAAGCAGTATGTTCTTCCAGCTGCCATCATGTTCCACACAATACTCTCCTGGCTCAGGGTGATGAAAATCAAAGACTTCATGACCTCGTTGGAACCACTTCTCTCACACATCTCTTCCTTGTCCTCTGTAAGTGGTTTGTTCTCCATATGGTGTTCCCAGGTTAACTTGCTGAAAGAGAAGCTCAGCTTTCACTAATGAATCTCGGACATTTCATACAAAGTACTTGGATACCTGTTACCTCATCCACAGTCTTGAGGAAAGAGAAATCCACGGGTTCTGCAAATCCACCTCATTCATGGTAAAGCCATAAATAAACACACTGTCAATGTGTCACCATGAGTAACTGCATTGTTACCATCTCTGCTGTGCATTCACAGAGCTAGAGCTATGCAGACACAGATGAGAACTGTAAATGTACAGGTTTGGCGTGAGTGGGGGTACACCCTGCAAACAGAACAAGGACTCTGAACCTGCAGGTGTCTGTCACACTGTCCAACACCACGGACTAACGCGAGAAGCTGTAACAGAGGATacagagagaggagagggaaaggccGTTGTCTACACTGCTGCACAAAGCACATCCATCCCACTGCTGTTTCCTACGTTAACGAGTAGCTCTTTAAGGCAGAAGAGAGACATTCTGTGGATCTTGGTGCTATTGGCTCATTGCACTCACATTGTTTCAGTGGCAGAGGACGAGGTACTTTTCTTCCTGAAGCGAGGTCTAAGGGTCCTAGGCGGTGCCTGCAGGAAAGTAAGAGGAAACGTCAGTGGCATGATAGGAaatgggttttctttccttaaaattcATCCATCTTTGCAGCACCTCTGTGGCACTGGTCCCATTCCAGTAATGGAGAAGCAGATCTTGGCACTGAGGATCATtaatgaatgaccagctgaggACTAACTGCTTCAAGAAACCTGTTGTAGTCCTTTACAGAGGTTaccccagcagcttcccctctGGTGCTTGGTTAGGGGCTAAAGACTGCTAATAACAGGttgaaggagtcaggacaaattGATGCCATTGACAACAAACAGCTTGCGGATCAGGAGAGCAAACTGGTGGCAGAAAGACAGCTCTGGTGTGtcccagcctgtcctgcactgcccagcccctctGAGGGCACATGTGGCATTACAGAGCAGAGGTGAAACACTCTGAGGCTGTAATTCTGATAAGGCAGAACTCCCCAAAGATCAGCCTCTTACTTTGGGCACAGGCCAGACACAATAGACTGAAATCAGTTTAGAAGCCAACTATTGCAGTTCTGTCCTGCAGAGATGCAGTGGTGCAGAGAGCTTCAAAAAGCAGCCCTGAATGCTCAGGAGGAGCCAGACCACTCCATGGAATTCATTTACTGTcacacagacctccagctagattctgcgccattgaccacaactctctgccttcttcctttcaaccagttctcgatccacctcactacttgatcgtcaagcccacacttccttagcttatctatgaggatgctgtgggagacagtaatCAATCCCATTCTCCAGACTGGGACAGGATTTAATTAaactagaaaacaaacaaacataaaacccTCTAATCTGCAACACATACGACTCTCAGAAGAGCTTTGGCATTGGCATTGTGTCTTGTGAGCTTCACAAGAAGAAATGGGTACCAGATGTTGTGGAGGAGCATGAGTTCTCAGTCTGGAGGCCTGTCATAGCATCCTGTAGCACTGCAAGGCCTGGTAAGCTCTTCTACTCCATTTACATCTATATCCAAAGCATCGAACTATTTACCTTTAAGAGTCTGACAGGACCTTACCATTCCTACGTGAGGACTTTGTCACTTCTGTTTTACAGGACTTTCAACCCCCAAATCATGCTGTGTTTCCCCATTCCTGTGATGCAGCAAGGTATAAATACTCATACAGACAAGGAACTGCAGCATGGTGAGGTTTTGGTTAGATTCCATCTAAATCTCCATCTCTTCCAGCTTGCCAATAAACCAAAGTGGTTTCTCACAGAGATGGGATTAATCCAACACCTCACCCCATCTTCCAAGCCTGGAATCCTACCCAAGTCTCCGCTGTGAATCCCCAAAAGCACAACAGACCCGGGTgggatggctgcacacagaaaGCCACAGCTGAAGGAGGAGAGCTGGGGAAGAAAGCCAGACAGGTCTTAGAGCAAAGCAGTCATGAACTGCACAGTAAAGACTCTTATATATCTCTGCCTCCTTTGGGAGGCCACCAGACAGCTCTGAGAGCAGCCAGAGAGGCTGCATCTTTCCACCATAAGAACAGAGCAGCCCAACCTTTGGTGGTCTTTGGTGAAGATGTGTCAGCTCAGATCTGCGAGCTccatctgctctggctccatcctccctgCCCGGATCTGGAAGGATTCTTTGTCTACAGCATCTCCCACGGAGGTTTCATTTCCTCCACAACAAAATGTTGCTAAAATTGCTTTTGGCAAACCCCATTGTGAGATCTGCGTCTCCTTTAGGGCTTTTGTTTCCATGGAACAACTTAAAAGTGTACTTGTTAATACAGTGACTGATCCAAACCCCTATGGAGTCATGAACTGCTGCTGGTCTCGGTGGGGTTTGGCTGGGTGTGAACCCAAGTGAAAGGGACGAggctctgtgggtgctgttctcACTGTAACCATCCTGCCTTGAGGGTGAGaatgtgttttcctcttcagaCATGAAAAATCAACTGGGTTTGATAGCCAAACCGTCTCACCCAAACACCTCCGCATGGTTTAGAGCTAGAGCCAAGTTTTGCAACTGACAACCATCTCTGAAGCCCATATATCTATGATCTCCACTGGCACCAATTCAGACTCTGTCAGGAGATCCACACATGCATGAAAGTGAGTGAACCCATAGCAAAACCCACCCTTGAAAGaccagaaatgttttgtttggtgtttttagACCAAAGGGAGATCTTCATTCCGATAAAGATTCAAGGAATGTTATACAGGGAGGAGCCTTGAA
The sequence above is a segment of the Lathamus discolor isolate bLatDis1 chromosome 1, bLatDis1.hap1, whole genome shotgun sequence genome. Coding sequences within it:
- the MRPL35 gene encoding large ribosomal subunit protein bL35m translates to MASEPAAAGAGSRKALSAVTGVSNQSAASGPCANVTAVAPGHGGGGGGVRGCGGSVLRGGGRPCWVGSGAVERRYHGVSADSVWFSAGVLGRWAPLAARSTGLAARCCVRQVRAPAAAPLWRPQPLLWGSVPGGGTASVLSSVTSLLPSILHQPARTVTYNSIKHGKRKTVKAVIARFLRLHNGLWVRRQAGYKKKLWKKSASQRKRLREFVLCTKTQCKLLDKMTTSFWKRRNWYVDDPYQKYHDRTNLPM